The following are from one region of the Nicotiana tabacum cultivar K326 chromosome 3, ASM71507v2, whole genome shotgun sequence genome:
- the LOC107759840 gene encoding uncharacterized protein LOC107759840, translating into MMQFLNGLSDTYDQARRQILMKTTEPTLNQAYAIIIQDRSQWAINNNTGMNKVDPLALQVGRGQPYRWKKQPLQCEHCHMRGHAKENCYKLIGHLDDYKNKIGGYQPRNGQGRGIITASNNDAGSTNMNTPVTSYTRSGDYFFTEVQYQQILNLLSKNEPRHRLRHIWVKEIGRENDGLYLLKGKRCQTAGGSG; encoded by the exons ATGATGCAATTTTTGAATGGGCTTAGTGACACTTATGATCAGGCACGGAGGCAGATCCTTATGAAGACAACTGAGCCAACACTTAATCAAGCCTATGCTATAATAATACAGGATAGAAGTCAATGGGCCATCAATAACAACACTGGGATGAACAAGGTAGATCCTTTGGCATTACAGGTTGGAAGAGGTCAACCATATCGTTGGAAGAAGCAGCCTTTGCAATGTGAGCATTGTCACATGAGAGGACACGCTAAGGAGAATTGTTACAAGCTAATTGGTCATCTAGATGACTACAAGAACAAAATAGGTGGATATCAGCCAAGAAATGGTCAGGGAAGAGGCATTATCACAGCATCTAACAATGATGCAGGATCTACTAATATGAACACACCAGTAACCTCATACACCAGGAGTGGAGACTACTTCTTTACTGAAGTACAGTACCAGCAAATTCTGAATTTGCTCAGTAAAAATGAACCTAGACACAGACTCAGGCATATATG GGTGAAGGAGATTGGTAGAGAGAATGATGGCTTGTATCTGCTGAAAGGAAAAAGGTGCCAAACAGCTGGTGGCTCAGGCTAA